The Coffea arabica cultivar ET-39 chromosome 1e, Coffea Arabica ET-39 HiFi, whole genome shotgun sequence genome has a window encoding:
- the LOC113713065 gene encoding protein PEP-RELATED DEVELOPMENT ARRESTED 1, chloroplastic-like gives MASFSVTSVAASGTTYLIPSKFLSTQKWRNSFPTKPKWQLKRRKFLAPCSTFEASGGFPVDQESSSSSGSRQENQNWGPSQYESLLKGGDQVTSVLEEMAKLLEDMNMDEASEEVAVQLAAQGVIGKRVDEMESGFMMALDYMIQIAEKDQDEKRKSLLEVIKETVLSHLTKKCPPQVQVVGLLCRTPGKESRHELLRRVAAGGGVFENNSGTKIHLPAANLNEIACQADDILETMETRPVVLDRKLLARLVLIREEARNMMGGGILDERNDRGFRTLPQSEVNFLTKLVALRPGKTVREMIKNVMQGKDEGADDSPGNEEIGSEGRISSGIAGKASVTGVKPLPVRPGMFLETVSKVLSGIYAGNVSGITAQQLEWVHENTLQILQEIAF, from the exons ATGGCCTCTTTCTCCGTTACCTCCGTCGCAGCTTCTGGGACGACTTATTTAATTCCATCAAAATTTCTCAGTACACAAAAATGGCGTAATTCTTTTCCCACGAAACCCAAGTGGCAGCTAAAGAGACGAAAGTTCTTGGCTCCATGCTCCACTTTTGAAGCCAGTGGAGGTTTTCCAGTGGATCAAGAAAGTAGCAGCAGTAGTGGTTCAAGGCAAGAAAACCAAAACTGGGGCCCATCCCAATATGAATCTCTACTCAAAGGTGGTGACCAGGTTACCTCTGTCCTAGAAGAGATGGCCAAGCTC TTGGAAGACATGAATATGGATGAAGCATCTGAGGAGGTGGCAGTACAATTGGCTGCCCAAGGAGTTATTGGGAAGAGAGTGGATGAAATGGAGTCAGGGTTTATGATGGCCCTTGATTACATGATCCAGATTGCCGAAAAGGACCAGGATGAAAAA CGCAAGTCACTGTTGGAGGTGATCAAGGAAACTGTACTATCCCATCTTACCAAGAAATGTCCCCCTCAG GTCCAAGTAGTTGGATTGCTCTGCCGAACTCCTGGAAAAGAAAGCAGACATGAACTTCTCAGGCGAGTAGCTGCAGGCGGCGGTGTATTTGAAAACAATAGTGGCACAAAAATCCACCTTCCTGCAGCAAACCTGAATGAAATAGCTTGCCAGGCTGATGACATTCTAGAG ACAATGGAAACCCGTCCTGTTGTTCTTGACCGCAAGTTACTTGCAAGGCTTGTTTTGATACGAGAAGAAGCCAGGAATATGATGGGAGGTGGGATACTAGATGAAAGAAATGATCGTGGTTTTAGAACTCTCCCTCAGTCAGAG GTCAACTTTTTAACCAAGCTTGTAGCTCTGAGACCGGGGAAAACTGTTCGTGAGATGATAAAAAATGTTATGCAAGGAAAGGATGAAGGTGCTGATGATTCCCCTGGGAATGAGGAGATTGGCAGTGAGGGAAGGATCTCAAGTGGGATTGCAGGAAAG GCTAGCGTTACTGGTGTGAAACCGTTACCTGTTCGCCCTGGAATGTTTCTTGAGACAGTTTCCAAG GTATTAAGTGGCATATATGCAGGGAATGTCTCTGGCATTACAGCACAGCAGTTAGAATGG GTTCACGAGAATACGCTACAAATTCTTCAAGAAATTGCATTCTGA
- the LOC113713070 gene encoding uncharacterized protein At5g48480 produces the protein MAQEAHNAGAAPNGAAVKEVVFKVAKPWLFVEAPKANDAVQFYKVAFGAEEVNRTVHPKRKAEQELPLLLSAELKLGSFSFLVSDLIADDSRAPVKTVGGGVAFCLETEEVEAAVEKAVGAGAISEDVSEADCCGGDGRVVKLKDPYGNVWLVCSPASASADVEA, from the exons ATGGCGCAGGAGGCTCACAACGCAGGCGCTGCACCCAACGGAGCGGCTGTGAAGGAGGTGGTTTTCAAGGTGGCGAAGCCGTGGCTGTTCGTGGAGGCACCAAAGGCGAACGACGCCGTACAGTTTTACAAGGTGGCATTTGGAGCCGAAGAGGTTAACCGTACTGTGCATCCTAAGAGGAAGGCCGAGCAGGAGCTTCCTCTCCTTCTTTCTGCTGAACTCAAGCTTGGTTCCTTTTCCTTCCTCGTCTCTGACCTCATTGCTGATGACTCCCGTGCTCC AGTGAAAACAGTTGGAGGCGGAGTGGCTTTCTGCCTGGAGACTGAGGAGGTTGAAGCTGCGGTGGAGAAGGCTGTGGGTGCCGGAGCCATCTCGGAGGATGTGAGTGAGGCTGATTGTTGCGGTGGTGATGGGCGCGTGGTGAAGCTCAAGGATCCGTACGGAAATGTTTGGCTGGTTTGCTCGCCTGCGAGTGCCTCTGCTGACGTGGAGGCTTAA